A segment of the Tissierella sp. genome:
ACCATAAGAGAAGATATTAGAAACATTGCAATTATTGCCCACGTAGACCACGGAAAGACCACTTTAGTGGATAGTTTATTAAAGCAATCAGGAGTCTTTAGAGCTAACCAAGTAGTAGAGGATAGAGTAATGGATTCCAATGATATAGAGAAAGAAAGAGGCATTACAATCCTAGCAAAGAACACTGCTGTATATTATAAGGATGTTAAAATTAATATAATAGATACACCAGGTCATGCTGATTTTGGTGGAGAAGTAGAGCGTGTGCTTAAAATGGTAAATGGTGTAGTACTAGTAGTGGATGCATTTGAGGGACCAATGCCTCAAACAAAATTTGTTTTGAAAAAGGCTTTTGAATTAGATTTACCAGTTATAGTATGTATCAATAAAGTTGATAGACCAGAAGCAAGACCTAATGAAGTAATAGATGAAGTATTGGATTTGTTTATTGAATTAGGAGCAAATGAAAAGAATTTAGATTGTCCATTTGTATTTGCATCAGCAAAGAGAGGAACTGCTTCTGTAGATATGGACAGTGATGTAGAAGATATGGATGAATTATTCCAAACTATAGTTGAAAACACACCAGCACCAGAGGGAGACACAGAAGGACCACTTCAAGTTCTAATATCAACTATAGATTATAATGAATATGTTGGTAGAATAGGTATTGGTAAAATTGAAAGAGGTAGAATATCTACTAACCAGGATGCGGTAATTGTAAATATGCTTAATCCCGGAAAACAAGAAAAAGTTAAGATTAATAAAGTATTTGAATTTGAAGGATTAAATAGAGTAGAAGTACAATCTGCTACAGTAGGTAGTATAATAGCTATAACAGGTGTAGAAAACATTCATATTGGAGATACAATATGTGATTCTAATACAGTTGAAGCATTACCATTTGTGAAGATATCTGAACCAACTATAGCCATGACTTTTTCAGTGAATAATAGTCCTTTTGCAGGTAGAGAAGGAAAATTTGTTACTTCTAGACAAGTTAGAAACAGGCTTTTCAAAGAATTACAAACGGATGTGGGATTAAGGGTAGAAGAAACTGAGTCTACAGATGCATTTAAAGTGTCAGGCAGAGGGGAGCTTCATTTATCTGTTCTAATAGAAAACATGAGAAGGGAAGGCTACGAATTTCAAGTATCTAAGCCAGAGGTACTCTTCAAAGAGGAAAATGGCAAGAAGATGGAACCTATTGAAAAGGTCACAATTGATGTGTCTAATGAATTTATGGGTGCAATAATTGAAAAATTAGGCCAAAGAAAAGGTGAGTTAATTACTATGTCTGAATCAAACGGCGGATATGCAAGGGTTGAATTTCTTATACCTGCCAGAGGTCTTATAGGATATAGACAAGAATTCATGACAGATACTAAGGGTAATGGCATAATGAACTCAATATTTGAAGGATATGAGAAATATAAGGGTGATATTCCAAAGAGAAAAGAAGGATCAATTATCTCCTTTGAGACTGGAGAATCAACTACCTATGGTCTTTATTCTGCTCAAGATAGAGGAATATTATTTATAGGTGCTGGTGTACCAGTATATACTGGTATGGTAGTAGGATCTAACCCTAAAGGGCTAGATATAGATGTAAATGTTTGTAGAAAGAAACAACAATCAAATGTTAGGTCTTCTGGGGCTGATGATGCATTAAGATTATCCCCACCAAATAATATGTCTTTAGAAGAAGCTTTAGAGTTTATCGATGATGATGAATTAATAGAAATAACACCACTAAGCTTTAGAATAAGGAAAAAGATACTAGATAGCAATAAGAGATATAAGTCAAAGAAAAATGATTAATAAATAGGGTGATAATATGGAGTTTCTATTTTCAATTTTTCAATGGATATTTAATAATATATTATTGCTAAACATTACTTTTGCAATATTACTTGTTTTTTTTGAAAGAAGAAACCCAACATCAACTTGGTTATGGCTCATGGTTCTGACATTTTTACCTGGTATAGGATTTATTCTCTATCTCTTTCTTGGTCAGGATTTAAGTAAGATAAAATTATTTAAGACAAAGGAAGAAGAAGATTATTGTTTTCGTGATATAGCCTTAGTTCAAGAAGAACAGATTGATAATGATGAATATAAATATAGAGATCCTAATTATGTTGAGTATGAGGATTTAATAAAGATGCATTTAAATAGTTCAGATGCATTTTTTACTCAAGATAATTCTGTTGATATGTTTTTTGAAGGAAATGATAAGTTCGAGGCGTTGTTAGACAGTATAGATAATGCAAAGCAGTATATCCATATGCAATACTATATTTTCAAATCGGATAACCTTGGTAAAAAAGTAATAGAGGCATTATGCAAAAAAGCTAAGGAAGGTCTAGAAGTAAAACTTTTAATAGATGGAATGGGTGGAAGAAAGTTTTCAAGAAAATATATTGTACAATTAAAAGCAGCAGGTGCAGAAGTTGGAATATTTTTTCCACCATTTGTGCCATTGCTAAGTCTTAGAATTAATTATAGAAATCATAGAAAGATTTGTATTGTTGATGGTAAGGAAGCCTTTGTAGGAGGATTCAATATAGGTGATGAATATATAGGATTATCTAAAAAGTTTGGATATTGGAGAGATACGCATCTAAAGATTAGAGGATCTGCCATATCTTCTCTAGAGTGGAGATTTTTGCTGGATTGGAGATTTGCTACTGGTGGTGAAATAGCAAGGTGTCAAACCTATCTTGCAGATGAAGATACTAAAGGTAGTACAGGAATACAAATTGTATCATCAGGGCCTGACTCAAAATGGCCAAGCATTAAAGATGGTTATCTCAAGATGATATCAACTGCAAAGCAAAAAATATATATTGAGACTCCATATTTCATACCCGATGATAGTATTTTTGAAGCTCTTAGACTGGCTGGATTGTCTGGTCTTGATGTAAGGGTTATGTTTCCAAATAAACCAGATCATATTTTTGTATATTGGGCAAGTATGAGCTATATGGGAGAGCTTTTGCAAGCAGGTGTAAGATTTTTTACCTATGAAAAAGGTTTTCTTCATTCAAAAGTAGTTTTGATGGATGATTTTGTATCTTCAGTAGGTACAGCAAATCTTGATATAAGAAGCTTTAAGTTGAATTTTGAAGTAAATGCTTTTTTATATGATGAATCCATGAATTTGAAACTAACAGATAGATTTTTAAATGATTTACAATATTGTAAAGAAATCACATTAGAAGAATATGGTAAAAGAAGTAGGATTGTCAAAATAAAAGAATCAATTTCTAGGCTTTTATCTCCTATTCTCTAATAATAAACTTGCCTCTGGAGATAATAATCTAGAGGTGATTATTTTGAAATCGGTAAAATTGTTTGTTTTATTTTTAATTACGATATTGATTTTAAGTGGATGTAAAATGAGCAAAAATCAGGCAACTAAATTGAAGAAAAAAGATAAGGCTCCAGATTCTCTAGGCAAATTAAGTGATTCATTACAGGGTATATTGAAAGAAACTGAGATTATAGAATCTATATTAGATGGGACTGATGAAGAAGTAAAAAAGGCAGAGTTGGAAAAGGCTAAAGAACAAGAAAAGGTTAAGCTTGAAGGTAATATGGGAGAAAAAAAAGAAGGCGGAAATTCAAGTAGTAAACAAGGAAGTTCTCAATCAAGTAATCAGTCTACTGACACAAATAAAAAAGGTGAAAAAAAGCCTAAAGATAAGGAAGAGAAACTTTTATCGACTTGGGAAAGTTTAAATAAAAAAATAGAAGAAACACATAAGAAGTGGAATGATTACGAATCAGAAGGAATAAAAAAAGGTATCAATCAAAATAGTACTCAGAAATTTAAAGATAGTATTAATGCTTTGACAAAATCAGTAGAAGAAAAGAATATATTGGGTATATATGACTATACTAGCCAGAGCATGGTAAATCTAGCTCCAATTCTTGAAGTATATAAGGACGAAATATGGGGTGAAATAAATAGAGTAAAATCAGCAGTATATAAGAGTTATGCAAAGGCAATAGTAGGTAAATATGAAGAAGCTCAAGAGCAATTAAAGAATTTAGAAGAAGTAGCAAATAAAACAAGGTTGAAGATTGAAGATGATAATAAAAAAATACAATCTTTGGAAAAGGTTAATTTATCAATTGAAGCTATGAGGCAGTCATTAGAAGAAAAAAGTATTACATTAACAAGAATTAAAAAGGATATCGTAATAAAAAACCTTGATGAGCTAGGAAAATAAAAGAAAAGAGGGATAGCATTGAGACCAGAAGCTATAAGAGATTATTTTATCGTAAATGGAAAGTTAGAAAGCACAGAAAAAAAGGATATATTTAATCGAATTGAAAAACCACCAATATATGAGGTAATTAGGTCGGTAGATGGTGTCCCACTTTTTTTAGAAGATCATTTAAAAAGAATGTTTGATTCAGCTAATATCATAGGATATGACTTAGATAAAGATGAAGAAGAAATTAGTCAAGATATTCAAAGACTTATACAAAAGAATAATGTTGAGAACTTAAACATTAAGCTTTTATCTACGGAAATAGAAGGTATTGGCAAGATATTTTTGATTTATAATATTGAAAGCTTCTATCCACCAGTAGAGTATTATGAAAAAGGAATCCATACTATTTTATTTCATCATGAAAGAAGTAATCCAAATGCAAAGGTACTATTTACATCATTTAAAGAAGATGTAGCTAAAGCTTTAAAAGAAAAAAATGCTTTCGAGGCTTTACTTGTTAGCAAATCAGGATATATACCAGAAGGTAGCCGTTCTAATATGTTCTTTGTGAAGGGTGACAAAGTATATACTGCCAAGGGGACTGAGGTATTAATAGGAATTACAAGGAAGCATATATTTAGTGTATGTGATAAATTAAATATTAAATTAGTAGAAGAAAGTATCCATATGGATGATTTGAACAAGCTAGATGGAGGTTTTATGTCAGGGACATCAGTTAATGTATTGCCAATATCTACTATAGATGGCATAGAGTTAGATTCAATCAATAATCATATAATTAAGGAAATAAACAAAGAATATTTAAATCAAATAAAGAATTATATAATTGCAAAGAAAAAATAATGAACAAAGCAAAAAAGATTCCTCACCAAAGTGAAGAATCTTTTATTAATTTATTTCATTTCTTGAACCAATTCAATTATTTTTAGAATTGTATCTACAGATTTTTCCATTGCAAATGTTGGGATATATTCAAATTTTCCATGGTAATTATGGCCACCAGTAAAAATGTTTGGACATGGCAATCCCATATAGGAAAGTCTAGCCCCATCAGTACCACCTCTAATAGGCTTAATTAAAGGCTGAATCCCTAAATCTTCCATGGACTTTTTAGCTATATCTACTATATACATAACAGGGAGAATTTTTTCTTTCATATTATAATATGAATCAGTAATCTCTAAATTAATTATATTTCCATATTTGTGATTCAAAAACTCTACTGCCTTAGTCAAGGTTTCTTTTTTGCTTTCATATTTCTCCATTGAATGATCTCTTATAATAAATCCAATTTCTGTTTTTTCAACAGAACCATCAAAAGA
Coding sequences within it:
- the typA gene encoding translational GTPase TypA; protein product: MKTIREDIRNIAIIAHVDHGKTTLVDSLLKQSGVFRANQVVEDRVMDSNDIEKERGITILAKNTAVYYKDVKINIIDTPGHADFGGEVERVLKMVNGVVLVVDAFEGPMPQTKFVLKKAFELDLPVIVCINKVDRPEARPNEVIDEVLDLFIELGANEKNLDCPFVFASAKRGTASVDMDSDVEDMDELFQTIVENTPAPEGDTEGPLQVLISTIDYNEYVGRIGIGKIERGRISTNQDAVIVNMLNPGKQEKVKINKVFEFEGLNRVEVQSATVGSIIAITGVENIHIGDTICDSNTVEALPFVKISEPTIAMTFSVNNSPFAGREGKFVTSRQVRNRLFKELQTDVGLRVEETESTDAFKVSGRGELHLSVLIENMRREGYEFQVSKPEVLFKEENGKKMEPIEKVTIDVSNEFMGAIIEKLGQRKGELITMSESNGGYARVEFLIPARGLIGYRQEFMTDTKGNGIMNSIFEGYEKYKGDIPKRKEGSIISFETGESTTYGLYSAQDRGILFIGAGVPVYTGMVVGSNPKGLDIDVNVCRKKQQSNVRSSGADDALRLSPPNNMSLEEALEFIDDDELIEITPLSFRIRKKILDSNKRYKSKKND
- the cls gene encoding cardiolipin synthase — encoded protein: MEFLFSIFQWIFNNILLLNITFAILLVFFERRNPTSTWLWLMVLTFLPGIGFILYLFLGQDLSKIKLFKTKEEEDYCFRDIALVQEEQIDNDEYKYRDPNYVEYEDLIKMHLNSSDAFFTQDNSVDMFFEGNDKFEALLDSIDNAKQYIHMQYYIFKSDNLGKKVIEALCKKAKEGLEVKLLIDGMGGRKFSRKYIVQLKAAGAEVGIFFPPFVPLLSLRINYRNHRKICIVDGKEAFVGGFNIGDEYIGLSKKFGYWRDTHLKIRGSAISSLEWRFLLDWRFATGGEIARCQTYLADEDTKGSTGIQIVSSGPDSKWPSIKDGYLKMISTAKQKIYIETPYFIPDDSIFEALRLAGLSGLDVRVMFPNKPDHIFVYWASMSYMGELLQAGVRFFTYEKGFLHSKVVLMDDFVSSVGTANLDIRSFKLNFEVNAFLYDESMNLKLTDRFLNDLQYCKEITLEEYGKRSRIVKIKESISRLLSPIL
- a CDS encoding aminotransferase class IV; protein product: MRPEAIRDYFIVNGKLESTEKKDIFNRIEKPPIYEVIRSVDGVPLFLEDHLKRMFDSANIIGYDLDKDEEEISQDIQRLIQKNNVENLNIKLLSTEIEGIGKIFLIYNIESFYPPVEYYEKGIHTILFHHERSNPNAKVLFTSFKEDVAKALKEKNAFEALLVSKSGYIPEGSRSNMFFVKGDKVYTAKGTEVLIGITRKHIFSVCDKLNIKLVEESIHMDDLNKLDGGFMSGTSVNVLPISTIDGIELDSINNHIIKEINKEYLNQIKNYIIAKKK